The Polyangium mundeleinium genome contains the following window.
AAGGCGGCCGTGGATTCGAGCGTGACGGCCATCTCGATGAGTTCGAACTGGCGTCCCTGTCTCGGCTCGATCGCGCATCGCGCCGGGCTCGGCGTGGACGTGAACAACGTGGGCGGCACGCGGATGTTCCGAACCGCGGGCGCCAATGCCACGGAGGTGCGGCTCCTGCAGGCCTACCAGGCGAAGCAGACCGACGCGAACAAGGCGGCGTACGAGGCGGAGCGCGACAAGAACCAACCGCTCCACGTGCAGGGCTTCCGGAGGTCGCTCCAGCAGAACCCCGGGGTCAAGCAATGCTTCGATCCGTGGGAGATGGATAGCAACACGAGGGACAACCAGGCGGCGACGCCGAACCGGCAGAACGACGGAAACTCGAAGTTGCACGGCAACCACCTGCACATCACCGCGCGGGATGGGGTCATCATCGCTTGAGGGCGTAACTTCGCGACGCGAGGAACCGAGGAGCCATCATGATCATCCGCCAAGCCTCCCTGGACGCCTTCCAGAAGTCGGCGATGAAGTCCTTCGAGGACGAGATGATCGTGCATTGCAAGGAGTTCTCTCCGAACCTCTGCAAGACGCTCACCCCGGAGCAAGTGCGCTACGCGCTCCAGCAGGGGATCGAGCGCGCGGGGCGGTACGGGCTCACGCGTCGCGGCCCGGTGCATTTCTACATCGACTGCATGCTGCTCTTCGGCAGCGGCTTCCCGACCGACCCTCAATACCCATGGATGGCCGAGATCCTCGTGCGCGACGATTTCGCCGAGGAGATGCTCAAGGCCGACGCCTTGCACGAGAAGGTATGCGAGTACCTCCGCGAGGTCGGCGGCGCGGACAGCCGTTACATGCGCGGCGCGCTCCGGAGGCTCCTCCGTCTCGCGCAAACGAACGATCTGCCGCTCCATCAAGACACGATCGAGCAAGACATCCTGCGCCTCCTCGCGCACGTCTGGCCGGAAAAGCTCTCGTATGGCGGCCCGGAGACGATGCAGCTCCTCGTCAGCGACGCCATCGGGCGCGCCCGCGACACGTACGGCTTCACGCAGCCCCGTTCGGTGGCGCTGATGGCCGTGCTCATGGTCGCCTTTGGTCATCGGTGCGACGACGATCCGCTGTTTCCGTGGATCAGCAAAACGCTCGCGCGGCGTGACGAGGACGGCCCGGACGTCGTCGCCGAGAAGCTCGAACGTCGCGCCACCGTCTGGTTCGAAGCGGTCCTGGAGAACGAGCTCGCCTAAGGGAAAGTCGATGACACAAGCAAGACCCCCCGCCACGCCCGCCTCGGTCTCGAACGCAGATTCGCCTGCCTCGCCGTCCACCGTCCCCGACGCGAACCAGCCGGCCGCGCAGTCGTGCAGCACGTGCAAGGACAAGCGGGTCATCGTCATCGATCCCGGTCATGGCGGGACCGCCATGGTAGGCGGGAGCAGCCCGAACAACGCGACGGCCGTATCAGGCGTCAAGGAGAAGGTCCTGACGCTCCAGTATGCGCAGACCCTCAAGCAGCACCTCGACGGCGAGGCGTGCAAGGCCATTTTCCGAGGTCGAGGGTATTCCGACGTGCAGGTCATCTTGACGCGCACCTCGGACAACAATGTAGGGCTGAGCGCGCGGGTCAACGTCGCGAAAACGAACAAGGCCGACATCTTCCTCAGCATCCATTTCAACGGCGGCGCGGCGGCGGCGCGAGGGACGGAGACGTTCTACAAGGCCGGCTCCAACGGCAACGCGAACCTGGGCGAGGACACGGCCCTCGCGCAGACCGTCCAGACCGCGCTCTTCGGTGCCATGAAGCGGATCGACGCAGGCGCGAAGGACCGAAAAATCAAGCCCGACACGGACACCAAGCACAAGAGCCTGGGCATCCTGAGGGACCCCGGCATCGGTTACAGCGGCAAGATGTGTCGATCGGTTCTGATCGAGGTGGAGTTCATCTCCAACCACCAGGTGGACGCGCTGCTCGTGAGCGGGGGCGGCGCCTCGGCAAACCGCAGCACGCTCATGCTCGCCGTCGCACGCGCCCTCGCAAATTCGCTGTGACGGGGAGCCGCCGCGCCGGGGCGCTGCCCCGGACCCCGCGGGGGGCTGTCCGCCCCCTCGACCCCGGACCAGCCAGGGGCTGGACCCAGGGTTGAAAAACTGCGCTCCGCGCAGTTTTTCAAACAGGCCGACGAAGAAGCCGAGTTGCCAGCAGAACCAGCAGCGCGGCTGTCTTGGTGGGTCACGTCGCTGCTGGTCTTGACCGGGCCTGTTCGATGAGCTGCGCGGAGCGCAGTTCATCGAGCTTGGGTCCAGCCCCTGGCTGGTCCGGGTGCAGGGGCGGATAGCCCCTGCTGGGGCCTGGGGCAACGCCCCAGCGAATTCACTCCCAGGCCCAGCCCACCTTGCGGAACCGCGCGACCAGCGCGTCCGTGAGCCGCCCCCGCACGACCCCGCTGAACGCCTCGCCCTTCACGGGATCCCTCCACCGGCGCTCGCTGCCGTCCACCATGTCCGCGCGGACGCCCGCGAACGTCGATAACCAGAGCATCGTGATCCCCGTCTCGTGCGCCCACGTCTCCCGGGACTTGCGGCCGCCCTTCATCCCGACCTTGCCCGGCTGGTACGTCCCGCCCTTCGACATCGGGTGCATTTCATTCTGGATCACGGCCCCGAAGCCGCCGGGCACCGCGTTCTGACGCAAGAGGTCGAGGAGCATCAGGTTGATCCCCCACGTCCGATGGTTGCGCGCCGCCTCCGACACGCACATCGCCACGCAAAGCCGCGCCATTTCGGGGGGCGTTCCGACCAGAGGCTCGCCCTGCAAGAAGCCGAGGAGCGCCGCGGTCTTGTCCTTGCAGCCCGAGGAGCCGAGGTACATGGCCTTGTAATCGTCTCCGCCCGCGCGGTACGACGAAGCAGCCGCCTCGTCCGTCGAGGCCACGATGTGCGCATAATAATCTGGGGGCCCCACGCGCACGACCCACGTCCCGACCTGGAAGAGCTTCTCCGTCCCGGTCTCGCCGAGCGCGATCAGCTCCTGCATCCATTCCCCAGCCCCCGCCGGCTTCCGCACGACGAGCTCCACGGGCCCCGTGCCGGTGATTCCACGAGCCACGGAGAAGCCACGCACGTACGTCGTCCGCCCGCCGGTGCCCGGCGTCGAAAACGCAGTTTCCGTCGCGCTCTCGAGCATCGTGTGCACGTCCCAGCGCGAGAGCATCACCTCGCGGTGCTCCCCGTGCCGGACCCGGATGAAATGGCCCACGCCCGCGCCGGCCCACGCTTGCCAGTTCTCGAGTCCCTCGATCTTCTCCAGGTGCGTTTGCATGGCTCCCCGGAGCGTACATGGGGAAAGGCGCTCGTGGAAAGGGCAAAACGAGCCTCATCCTCTCACGATCCGCGCTCGGTCTCCGCGCGCATCACGGACGCGGAGTCGCCTCCGCGCTCGACCCGTCGCCCGGGTCGCCAAGGTCGCCCCCATCGATGGCAACAGGGGCGACGGCGCACGTCGATGGGGGAATGCGGGCGTTCACCGGTCTCCTACGTGCGGACGGGGAGCTTCGGGTACCGCGCCGGGGCGCTGCCCCGGACCCCGCGGGGGCTGTTCGCCCAAAGGCCCGAACCAGGCACGGCCTGGACCGAAGGTGGAAGAACTGCGCGATGCGCAGCTCTTCCAACGGGCCGGTGGCAAGACCATGGAGGGGGGTCTCGAGCTGGCGACGGGCACGTGGCCCGTTGAACCTGCAGCGCTGCCGTGGTCGTTGGCAGGATCGTCGCCGGTCTTGACCCTGGCTGTTCGATGAACTGCGCGGAGCGAAGTTCATCGTCCTGGGTCCAGCGCCTCGCTGGTCCGGGTCCAGGGGCGGATAGCCCCGGTGGGGCCTGGGGCAAAGCCCCAGCGCGGCGCCTCCAAATGAATCACCCTCCCTTCATGAGCTGCGCGACCTCCTCCGCCGCCCGTGCGCCCTGGGAGGCGGCGCCCTCCATGTGCCCCTGGAAATCGAGCGATGTGTGCTCGCCGCAGAAGAGCACACCGCCCTGGCGCGCCGCCTCGTGACCGCCGAACAGGATCCGCTGCCCCACGCGATAATACGAATACGACGCCTCGTAGAGCGGGTTCAGGTGTGGCATCGATTGCGTCGCTCTCCCGTTCCAGTGCGTCTTGCCTCCTGGCAAGACCTTCTCCAGCCATCCGAGCCCCGCATGCGCGTCCGCGAGGACACCCGCGTCCTTGACGGTGGCGAAAGGCTTTCGTGTCGACATCGCGTCCGTCACGGCCCCGCCGGTGTACAGGACGAGGATCCCGGGCTCGCCGGGCTGGGCGCGGCTGACCTCCCAGGTGTTCTGGTAGCCGGTATCGGCATAGGTGGATCCATCACTCCTGCCGGGCCAGGGGCCCTCCTCGCGCCAGTAGCGGCGCGAAAACTGGAGGTGAAGCTTGCCGTTGTGCGCCCGGCCAAGCTCCTCGATGGCGAGGCGTTTGCGCGCATCGAAATGGGCGTCCCGCAGGTCGAGGGTGCGCAAGACGGCGAACGGGAGGGCGAGGACGACCCAGTCGGCCACGACGTCGATCGTGCCGGGCCCTCGCTGAAAGGTGAGGATCTGCCTCCCCGCCGGGCTCTCGCGCAGGCGGAGGAGCCGGTGCCCACGCTGGATCACGTCCGGACCGAGCGCCTTGGCGATGGCGAGGGGGATCTGCTGGTTGCCGCCTTTGATGTGATGGGCCTCGTCGGACTCGCCGAACATGGAGAAATGGTCGGGCTCGGGCTGGTGGCCGAGCAGGTAGACGAGGTTCAGGGCCGACTGATCTCGTGAATCGGCGCCCCACTCGATGACGTAGGCCACGTCGAGGAGCTTCCCCAGCGGCGAGGCGTGCCCGCCGGGGACCCGCGAGGCGATCCAGTCGAATACGCTCATTTGATCGAGCGCGCGCCCCGCGGGGGTCGCGTGGTCGTACGTGGTGGTCGCGCCCGCGGCGAGCAGATCCGAAAGGAGCGCGGGGTACATGCGCGCGAAATCGCGCTCGGCGTCGGCGACCCGGTAATAACGGCCGTCGAAGAAGTACGTGTTCTCCAGGCCGGACGGCTTTTCGCCCTCCAGGCTGTCCATGGTCAGGCCGAACCGGCGCGCGAGGGCGAACAGGGTGCGGTGGTTGCTATCGATGAGCTCCCCGCACCACTCGCTGACTTGCCCTGCGTCCCAGGACGTGGTGTTCGAGAACATGCGCCCGCCGATGCGGCCGGAGGCCTCGTACACCGTGGCCGAGAGGCCGCGATCGCGCAGCGCGAGGGCGCAGGTCAGGCCGGCGATGCCGGCGCCGACGATGGCGATGGTGGGCTGTTCCGCGGCGCGGAGCGCGCGCGGCAGCGCGAGGGTCAACGCCCCCGCGGCTGTAGCGCCGAGGAAGCGGCGGCGATCGAGGGATACTCCACGGCGGGCCTCCTTTTCGCGAGCGGCCATGCGCGCCTCGCGCAGCGCGGCGGGGGTGAGCCCTCGCGCGCGCGCCGCGTGGTGCTCCGAGGCCAGCTTCTCCAGCGATCGCAAGAGTGGTGTCCGTGCCATACGCGCCCTCCCAGCGGCATAGCTGGCGTCCGGGCGGGGTCATGTCACGGGCTTGCGCGTGACGGCATGGAGGCTCTAGGAACAACAGCAAGGGAGAGCCAAGAACCGGTTCATCCCACGCGGGTCATTTCGATCACGCCAGCGACGACGAGCTCCTGGATGATTCGTAGTGCGTCGAGGGGCGGCAATCCGGAGATGTCGACGACGTCCCCGAGGGGAAGTTCGCCATCGATGGCGTCGATGACGCAAGCCGCACGGTCGTCGGTGCCCATACGGGCGGCGGCATCCGACGAACCCACGAGCCGGGGAACCAGGAAGGTTGTTCGTTGCAGCTTCTCGCAAGAGATCTCGGCGTAATGGCGCGCGGTGAGGTTTTCGGGGTCGGCGGCGAGGATGGCCTCGGCGAGCGCGAGCGCCCCCTTGAAGTCGCCGTCCCAGCAGCGTTTGCCCGCCTCCTTGAGGCGTGCCGCCGTGAAGTAGTCGGGCGAGGTTCGCTCGTCGTTCGGCGCATCCGCGGCGGGCGTGAGGCCCCCGCTCCTGAGCGCAGCAAGCCTCGCTCGTACGGCCAGCGTGGGCACGCCCAGCTCTTTTGCGAGGGTCTGCGCGTCGAGAGCCGCCCCCGGAAGGGCGCGCTCTCTCTCCGCATCGGCAATGGCTGCGGTGAGCCAATCGTCCTCGTTGGCGCCGGACTCACGTCGCGTCGGCCAGCTCGACAAGGCGGAATCGACGAGACGTTCCACGCACGCATGTTCGAGAAGGCTGCCCGCCGCGATCAGCTCCGGAACCTCATGGCTCGCCTCGACGAACGTGATCAGCCCCTCGCGCAGGAGGGGCGGCTCGGACCATGTCCCTCGCGGCAGGTCCGCCCCACGGAGCAGGGCGACACGCAATCGCAAGGCATGGACGTCGGGGCAGGGCCCGAGCAAAGACGCCACGTGATCCGCGAGGGCCTCGATACGCGTCGGATCGGGCGTCTTTTCGCGGGCCAAGAGGTGGGCTCCCAGGAGGCCGAGCATGGGATCGTCGAACGACGCGCCCGTCATGACCTTGGCGAGAGGCGGCGGCAGTTCGCCGGGCGCAGAAGCGAGCTGGCCGAGCCCGCTCTCCACCGCGCTGGCGACGTCGAAGGGAGGAGGACGATGCACGTCCCGATCGGTGGGAACCAGGAACATCCGCGGGGATTCGAACCGTGGCTTCCACGCGGCATGATCGATCACGATCTGCGTCGTGAACCCTGGGAACAGGCGGACCGCGATGTCGCGCTTTCCCGCCCAGCGCAGGCAGTACGAACCGGGCATGAGCCGCGCGGAGAACACGGACCAGCCACGCGTGTCGTCCCACGTGTTTTCACGATCGAGCTCGACGGTCACGTTTTCCCCATGGATCGACCACCCGGCGCCGAGCCGCACGGACCAGGGCGGCATCTCCGCATCGAGCAACACGACGAACAGCATGCTCGGAGCGTCGACGATGTCCGCTGCACGCGCCGTGATCTTGGGAAGGGGATCCAGCCATGCGGTGCACACGGCGATCTCGTGATGAATCCGATGCGTCGGATGCGCGGGCAACCATGCCTCGAGAGGCCAGCTCAAGCTCCCGATGGACCTCGATGGGTCACGAGGGGAGAACGAGCCCAGCGTGACTCTACGGCCCATGCCGCCGAGCCGGACGACCTGCGGCGTGATTCCACCTTCCCGCGCATAATGGAAGCACCACCGGTTCTTCCCCGCGTGGAGCTCGTAATCGCCTGCCGGAACATCGAGCTCCCAGGGACCATGCCGCGGATCTCCCCGCATCACGACCTCGTCGTCAGGCCCGAGCAGCACGACCTCGTATACGTCTGACGTCCATGCCTCGATGAAGACGACCTTCAGCCTCGGCGGACGCAGGGCGAACCCGAAGCGCGTCGCCACTTCGAGGCCGTTCACGACCTCCGCGCGCTGGGAGAGCCGTTTGCTTTTTGCACTCTCGGCGACGCTCGCTTCGAGATGATCCTTCAGCGATACAGCCGTCACCACCCCCCCCGCGCGCGCGGCTTCCCCGCGGAGACCGGCGAGGAGCACCTGCGTGAAAATGCCACGCGCCTCGGCCGACGTGTCCATCGAGACCTCCAGCGCCGGTCGCTGGAACTCCGTCGCGTACGCCACGAAGACACGCGTCGCCTGCGCGCGCTCGACAGGCCGTACGAAATCGATGTGCGGCGGCAGGCCCACGGCCCGCATCGCCCAGATGCGGCAGCAATCCAGGAAAAACGCGACCTCGTCGAACGCCCCCGAGCGGACCACGACGTCGAGCCACGCTTCCGAGCTGAGCGCCGCGCGGCGCCGGAGCTCCGACCAGTTGGCCATGCAAAGGGTGATGTCCGCGGCCCGGTCGCCCACGCATCCGTGCCCGCCGAAGTAGAAATAAAAGCGACGTCCGCCGCTCGTGGCCGCGCATTCGAGGAGGTCTTCGAGCGCGTCGTTGATCTCGTGTCCGATGGGCGACAGCGGATCCGGCATCGAAAGGACCGTGCGTACGTTCTCCGGCGAAAGGCGGCCGCCGTCGGGCTCGACCAACCACGCCGCGAACGCCTTCGCGTCGGCGACGGCTCCCTGGAGAGCACGAAGCTTTGGGTAATGGTTCACCCCGATGACGAGCGCATAGTCCTGCCCCGATCCGGGCGAACGAACGGGCGCTTCCGGCACCTCGTCCTCGTCCTCCAGCATCTCTCGTCGGCTCGCGGTCATTCTTCTCTCTACACGCGGATCAGGCTCCCTGGCCATAGTGGACATGCGCAGCCCAATGGAAGGCCATCCCGCGGCCCCGCGCATCTTCCTTGAGCCAGCTCCTTTGCACCTCGGCGAGCGCGCGCGCCGAAGGCCAACGCGCAGCCGCCCGATAGAGGTCCACCATGAACTCGCCGCTCATGGCGTCGTCGACCTCCCAGAGCGGCGCGATCGCTGCACCCGCGCCAGCGCGCAGGAACGCGGCCGGCAGACAAACCACCTCGTGGCCCGGCAGGACGGCGGCGCTCGCGGTCCAGCAGCAGGCGAGAATGACGAGTTCGAGCCTGTGGAGCCCACGGACCTGGATATCGGCGAGCGTGACCTCTCCCGTCGTCCCCTCCGGGCCGGACACGAGGAGACGTGAACGGTGGGGTTGGTCTCTATCGAACATTCCATGACATGCCCAGTGGACGATCTCCGCCTCGTCGAGGGCGTCCAGGATCGCCTTCGGCTGCGCGGCAGCTCCCGTGAGAAGGGTCGCGGCGCCGCTGCCCGGGACCAGCGCGGCCACACGCTCGACCTCGGCGATCGCGCCGGGCAGGGGCTTCCAGGACGTGCCCGGGTATTCGCGCACGGCGACGCCGAGGAAACGCCCCGGGAGCGCCCGACGCCGCCCCGGTACGTTCGCGAGGTCGACGAACCCGACGCCGGGCGCGATGCTCAACGTGAACAGCTCGCAAAGACGCTGTTCCCCGCACAGGAGCGCGGCGAACGGCGCATGGATGAGGACGTCGTGAGGGACCAGGATCACGTGTTCGATGGATCCGGCGAGAGGACCCAGGATCTGGTCGACGCCCATGCCTTTCGAGAGGCGGCGAAGCGCCTGGAGGACACGTCGGTCGCCGATCCGTGCCTGCCATTGCTGGACGATCTCGGAGAGCACGTCCCGTACGGCCTCGTAGAGCTCCACGCGCGTCGTGGGCAGTATCGTGACCGAGATGTGCCCCCGCGAGAGCACGAACACGAAGAGCCGATCGGCCACTGCATAATAATGCACGATGGCGACCTTCCGGGGGATCCGTCGAAGAGGCAGGAAGCGATCGAGGAACACCGTGCGGGTCGTCCTCGCCCCCGTGGTTCGGCGGGAGAGTTCGAGCTGTGCTCGGACCCAGGCTTCGATCTGGTGGCTCTCCGTGGCGAGCTCCGGAGGTACGGCCGAAAGCACGGGCGCAGGTGCCTCCGTCGACGCCGAGAGCGTGCGGTCGATGGACCAACCGCTGAGGCAGGCCACTTCACGATAACGCGCGAGCGTCTCGCGTCGGAGCCGAAAGCGATGCAGCATCGCGCCGATCGGGAGGAGCGGGCTCGAAGGAGGCTGGATGGACGACAAGGAGGTGATGCGCGCGGCGACGAACTCGTCCTGCCGCGACATCCGGTTGAGCATCCAGAAGACACGGTCGTCATGGTCGAGCGTCGACGTGAGGGTATCGAGGAGCGCCTTCGCCTCCGCGGCACGGCCCGCGTATTCCCCGGCCGCGCCGAGGCGGGCGAACGTCCACATGAGGCGCTCGAGATACTGGAGCCTGTCGAGCGGCAAGCCCTGCGCCGCGGCTTCGTCGATGCATGGGAGGAGCGCGTCGCGGGCGGTGGCGTATGCACCACGCGCGTGGTCGAAGAGCGCCCGATAATAACGCGTGCGTGTGCGGATGCGTGGCGCGTCCGTGCCCGCCGCGAGGTCTTCGAGCGCGGACAGGCGATCGAAGGCCTCTTCGAGGCGTCCGGCCGCGAGCGCGACGAGGACACGATTGGCCCCGAGCGCCCATTCGTCCGTGAAGCGCTCTTTCTGCCGAGCGGTCGTCCCCCCGAGCGACGTGGCCGCGGGGCGCGTTTGGCCCGGCTCGGCGTGCGGCGCCTCCTCCTCGCCCTCGAGCACCTGCTCCGGCACGAACGGTAACCCCTCCTCCTGGGATGCGTCCGAGCGCTTGTCCTGGATGGCCTGGCGGCGGGATGCGACCTCGCGCCGGAGGGCGGCGTGCACGGGACCGCCGTCGAGGCGTGCCTCGAAATCGTCGAGGACACGCTCGGCTTCGGCGAGGCGGTTGAGCTGGGCGAGGAGGCCTGCGTGGAAGAGCGTGATCCATGCGTCGCGCCGGGTCGGCGGACCTCGGCGTTGGTCCACGAGCCGGTCGAGGCTCCGGCGCGCGTCGCTGAGCCGCCCCTGGAGGCCCGCTCGCCGCGCTGCGAGCGCGAGCCACGGCGTCTCGTCGGGGTGGGGACCTGTGCCCTTGAAAGGGTGTGCCCGTGCCTCTTCTTCGATTTCCTCGGCCGCCGCGACATCCCCACGGTCCAGACAAAGCTCGACGAGCGATACGTCGATGTCCGGCGCCGAGAAAAACTTGCCCGGCAAACGAGCTTGCCGAACCGCCCCCCGGGCGCGCTTCGTCGCCTCGATGGCCGGCGCGAAGTGACCGATGGCCGCCCAGTACCTTGCAACCACGAGCCAGGCCTCGACGTGCGCCTTCGTGGTCTCCTCCGCGCTCGTACCTGGCCATGTCAGCGCGTGGATCTGCTCGATCAAGGCGGCCGGGGTCCGGCCTTGGGACTCGAGCGGCTCGGGTCGTCCGAGGACGGCATCGGCCAAGAACTTCTCGGCGCTCGCGAGTTCGACAGCCTCGATGCACGTCTCCGCGAGCCTCAGGTTCGCGTGGAAGACGCCATACGCGTGCCCCAGCGCCTGCATTCGCTTGCGCGTGGTCACGAGCAGGCGCACCGCGGTCCTGGGCTGCCCGAGCCGCGAGCAGCACCGCGCGATGCGATCGCAGAGGTGCTCCGGGACAATCCGCCCCCCATCGAGCAAGCTTTGCAACATCGCGGCATAGGCCTCGAGCGCAGCCTCGAAATCCTGCGCGCGCTCGCGTTCGTCCGCGTGTCGGAAGAGCTCCCCGAGCGCCTGATCGGGCAGCGCCCGCCCCGTGTACTCCGTCACAGGACCCTCGACGGGGGGCATGACGTGCGCTCCGCCTCGGAAACGAGACCATTCCCATCCGCGTCGCAGTCCTTGTGAGGAGGGTGCGTGGAATGGATCCTGACGTGTCGCCTCGACCTCGGGCCATCTCCCGTGGACGTCGCGCCCAGCGTCACCTGGCGGTAGCGCTTTCCGTCACTCGTATCGATCAGCATTCCGGGCAGGTGGAGCTCCCCGGCCATGACGACGTCCTCCCATTGCACGTCCGGCGAGACCGCGATCTCGGCAAGGCTGCCGTGCCCGCTCGTCTCGAGGTCGTGCCGGTTCAGAGAGATACGATCGTCGATGTAAAACACCGTGTCCCCGGGGGAGGCCGCGATCCGGGCGCGGTCCTCCATCTGGATTTGCTGGCCCGCGGGGAAACGAGTGATCTTGAGGGCGCTCCGTACCTCCGTGCCGTCGACGACGAGCGTCAGCTCCCGAGCCGGGACCCCGAGGATCTCGCGCGCGGGATCCTGTCGTGCCGCGAGGTACCCGGAGAGGTCGCCGAGCATCGGCGTGCCCTCGATCCTCGCAAGGTCCTCTGGGGACAGGCGCTCGAGGTCCCCCAGGCGGGAAAGGCCGCGCTGGGCTCGACCGGACTGGATGTCGGCCAAGGCGCGGCCGAGCTCGAACTCCGTCGAATCACCGTCCTCGATCTCGGCCGCGAGATCGTAGAGGGATCCCGCCTCGGGACCTGCACCGTGCGCCAGGTGCTGATCGGCGCGCGCGACCACCTGGGCATGGAAGGCTTCCGCGACGGCGGCCGTCTGGACGGGATCCTTTCCGACGGCCTGGAGCATCGATTTCAGCGCCCCTCGTCCGTCGTCCTTCTGGATGCTGTCGAGCGCCTTTTGCAGCTCGGGATCGACCGACGGCGGCTTCACGGACGCGGTCCCGTCTTCAGGGGTCAGGACGTGCACGGCCACGGTCGTCGCTTCGGCCGGCTTCGTGTGGTTCGTGTCGCCCGCGGCGCGCGTGAGCCGCAGCTTGACGCGATCTCCCTTCGCGCGGCCGCCCGAGAGGATCGCGACGTTCTCCTCGGCCACGGCGGCGCCCGCGCGCCGGCGGTCCTGGGTCACCCGAAGCCGCTCTCCGGGGAGGGCCTCGATGGATACCTTTGTCTTGCTCGATTCCGAGGTTTCATCCTCGAGCTTCGTATCGACGTCCACGGACACCGGCTGCGGGTGGCGCGGGCGCGTGGGGGCCGTCCAGTTCCTCCAGGGGACCTTCGGCGCCGAGCTCACGTTCGACGTCGAGGTGTGCGTCGATCCATCATAGGTCGAGTGACTCGAGCCTTGTGTGGAATGCCCCGTGGAATGCCCCGAGGAACGCCCCCCGGAGCGACCGCGGCCAAATTTGGCGAGGGCCACGGTCGGCTCCTCGGCGATCCCGCGAAGCAAGTCGCGCACACCGTCTTCCAGGACGGACGCGTGATGCGCGTCCGGGCCTGCGTCGGGCTTCATGAGCTCCGAGGAGATCCTTTCGACGCGAATCTCGGCGGCAGCCACGTCCGCGGAGATCCGGAAGGCGTGCACCGTCACCGGCTTGCCCCCCGGCCCGTGCGGGATCTCGCCCCTCAAGCGCTGCTCCGTGCGGGCCGCA
Protein-coding sequences here:
- a CDS encoding CHAT domain-containing protein; this encodes MPPVEGPVTEYTGRALPDQALGELFRHADERERAQDFEAALEAYAAMLQSLLDGGRIVPEHLCDRIARCCSRLGQPRTAVRLLVTTRKRMQALGHAYGVFHANLRLAETCIEAVELASAEKFLADAVLGRPEPLESQGRTPAALIEQIHALTWPGTSAEETTKAHVEAWLVVARYWAAIGHFAPAIEATKRARGAVRQARLPGKFFSAPDIDVSLVELCLDRGDVAAAEEIEEEARAHPFKGTGPHPDETPWLALAARRAGLQGRLSDARRSLDRLVDQRRGPPTRRDAWITLFHAGLLAQLNRLAEAERVLDDFEARLDGGPVHAALRREVASRRQAIQDKRSDASQEEGLPFVPEQVLEGEEEAPHAEPGQTRPAATSLGGTTARQKERFTDEWALGANRVLVALAAGRLEEAFDRLSALEDLAAGTDAPRIRTRTRYYRALFDHARGAYATARDALLPCIDEAAAQGLPLDRLQYLERLMWTFARLGAAGEYAGRAAEAKALLDTLTSTLDHDDRVFWMLNRMSRQDEFVAARITSLSSIQPPSSPLLPIGAMLHRFRLRRETLARYREVACLSGWSIDRTLSASTEAPAPVLSAVPPELATESHQIEAWVRAQLELSRRTTGARTTRTVFLDRFLPLRRIPRKVAIVHYYAVADRLFVFVLSRGHISVTILPTTRVELYEAVRDVLSEIVQQWQARIGDRRVLQALRRLSKGMGVDQILGPLAGSIEHVILVPHDVLIHAPFAALLCGEQRLCELFTLSIAPGVGFVDLANVPGRRRALPGRFLGVAVREYPGTSWKPLPGAIAEVERVAALVPGSGAATLLTGAAAQPKAILDALDEAEIVHWACHGMFDRDQPHRSRLLVSGPEGTTGEVTLADIQVRGLHRLELVILACCWTASAAVLPGHEVVCLPAAFLRAGAGAAIAPLWEVDDAMSGEFMVDLYRAAARWPSARALAEVQRSWLKEDARGRGMAFHWAAHVHYGQGA
- a CDS encoding caspase family protein, translated to MTASRREMLEDEDEVPEAPVRSPGSGQDYALVIGVNHYPKLRALQGAVADAKAFAAWLVEPDGGRLSPENVRTVLSMPDPLSPIGHEINDALEDLLECAATSGGRRFYFYFGGHGCVGDRAADITLCMANWSELRRRAALSSEAWLDVVVRSGAFDEVAFFLDCCRIWAMRAVGLPPHIDFVRPVERAQATRVFVAYATEFQRPALEVSMDTSAEARGIFTQVLLAGLRGEAARAGGVVTAVSLKDHLEASVAESAKSKRLSQRAEVVNGLEVATRFGFALRPPRLKVVFIEAWTSDVYEVVLLGPDDEVVMRGDPRHGPWELDVPAGDYELHAGKNRWCFHYAREGGITPQVVRLGGMGRRVTLGSFSPRDPSRSIGSLSWPLEAWLPAHPTHRIHHEIAVCTAWLDPLPKITARAADIVDAPSMLFVVLLDAEMPPWSVRLGAGWSIHGENVTVELDRENTWDDTRGWSVFSARLMPGSYCLRWAGKRDIAVRLFPGFTTQIVIDHAAWKPRFESPRMFLVPTDRDVHRPPPFDVASAVESGLGQLASAPGELPPPLAKVMTGASFDDPMLGLLGAHLLAREKTPDPTRIEALADHVASLLGPCPDVHALRLRVALLRGADLPRGTWSEPPLLREGLITFVEASHEVPELIAAGSLLEHACVERLVDSALSSWPTRRESGANEDDWLTAAIADAERERALPGAALDAQTLAKELGVPTLAVRARLAALRSGGLTPAADAPNDERTSPDYFTAARLKEAGKRCWDGDFKGALALAEAILAADPENLTARHYAEISCEKLQRTTFLVPRLVGSSDAAARMGTDDRAACVIDAIDGELPLGDVVDISGLPPLDALRIIQELVVAGVIEMTRVG
- a CDS encoding N-acetylmuramoyl-L-alanine amidase family protein, with the translated sequence MTQARPPATPASVSNADSPASPSTVPDANQPAAQSCSTCKDKRVIVIDPGHGGTAMVGGSSPNNATAVSGVKEKVLTLQYAQTLKQHLDGEACKAIFRGRGYSDVQVILTRTSDNNVGLSARVNVAKTNKADIFLSIHFNGGAAAARGTETFYKAGSNGNANLGEDTALAQTVQTALFGAMKRIDAGAKDRKIKPDTDTKHKSLGILRDPGIGYSGKMCRSVLIEVEFISNHQVDALLVSGGGASANRSTLMLAVARALANSL
- a CDS encoding flavin monoamine oxidase family protein, translating into MARTPLLRSLEKLASEHHAARARGLTPAALREARMAAREKEARRGVSLDRRRFLGATAAGALTLALPRALRAAEQPTIAIVGAGIAGLTCALALRDRGLSATVYEASGRIGGRMFSNTTSWDAGQVSEWCGELIDSNHRTLFALARRFGLTMDSLEGEKPSGLENTYFFDGRYYRVADAERDFARMYPALLSDLLAAGATTTYDHATPAGRALDQMSVFDWIASRVPGGHASPLGKLLDVAYVIEWGADSRDQSALNLVYLLGHQPEPDHFSMFGESDEAHHIKGGNQQIPLAIAKALGPDVIQRGHRLLRLRESPAGRQILTFQRGPGTIDVVADWVVLALPFAVLRTLDLRDAHFDARKRLAIEELGRAHNGKLHLQFSRRYWREEGPWPGRSDGSTYADTGYQNTWEVSRAQPGEPGILVLYTGGAVTDAMSTRKPFATVKDAGVLADAHAGLGWLEKVLPGGKTHWNGRATQSMPHLNPLYEASYSYYRVGQRILFGGHEAARQGGVLFCGEHTSLDFQGHMEGAASQGARAAEEVAQLMKGG